In Candidatus Cloacimonadota bacterium, one DNA window encodes the following:
- the panB gene encoding 3-methyl-2-oxobutanoate hydroxymethyltransferase — translation MTKNSSMNVHSFLKMKEAGTKITMVTAYDASMARCVEASGIDMILVGDSLGMVVLGYPTTLKVTIEDMVYHSAAVRRGAPNTFVVGDLPYMSYHLSLEETKENAAALVVQGNCDAVKLEGGSDQRVEAVRAILDCEIPVCGHIGLTPQSVNRFGGFKVQGKTKEAHAELIRQALALEEAGVFMLVLEGIPEGLGREISQQLKIPTIGIGAGRFTDGQVLVYHDLLGHSTMVAKFVKSYATLDEEITGALKHYHHEVRQGLFPGTEHVYFPVGE, via the coding sequence ATGACAAAAAACAGCTCCATGAACGTCCACTCTTTTTTGAAGATGAAAGAGGCAGGCACAAAAATTACGATGGTGACCGCGTATGACGCCTCCATGGCTCGCTGCGTGGAAGCCAGCGGGATTGATATGATCCTGGTTGGCGACAGTTTGGGCATGGTGGTTTTGGGTTATCCAACCACCCTGAAGGTTACCATTGAAGACATGGTTTACCACAGCGCCGCCGTGCGCCGGGGCGCTCCAAACACATTTGTGGTGGGCGATTTGCCCTACATGAGCTACCATTTGAGTCTGGAAGAGACCAAGGAAAACGCCGCGGCTCTGGTGGTTCAGGGAAATTGCGACGCGGTGAAGCTGGAAGGTGGCTCAGACCAGCGCGTTGAGGCTGTGCGTGCCATTTTGGATTGTGAAATCCCGGTTTGCGGACATATCGGTCTCACCCCGCAAAGTGTGAACCGCTTCGGTGGATTCAAGGTTCAAGGCAAAACCAAGGAAGCCCACGCGGAATTGATTCGCCAGGCTTTGGCGCTGGAGGAAGCCGGTGTTTTCATGCTGGTTTTGGAAGGCATTCCGGAAGGCTTGGGCAGAGAGATTTCGCAACAGTTGAAAATCCCCACAATCGGCATCGGAGCAGGCAGATTCACGGATGGGCAAGTCCTTGTGTATCATGACCTTTTGGGACATTCCACGATGGTGGCAAAATTTGTGAAATCCTACGCCACGCTGGATGAGGAAATCACCGGCGCGTTGAAACATTATCACCACGAAGTGCGCCAAGGCCTGTTTCCGGGCACGGAGCACGTATATTTCCCCGTTGGAGAATAG